From Triticum aestivum cultivar Chinese Spring chromosome 4A, IWGSC CS RefSeq v2.1, whole genome shotgun sequence, a single genomic window includes:
- the LOC123082276 gene encoding B3 domain-containing protein Os03g0619600, translated as MSNSCECCKRYWTHLHGKVKCFFTHMDRHSRHSMVIPERFVNYFAWKLSGTIELEAPNGNVYDVGITERRNKTLLRSGWEAFVDANHIVENDSLMFRYRGSCRFKVVVFDSSGCEKVVSCARILTNISDQEPSTNSADISTSFSDGNTPSSARARSDDCQSGSSGHRRKRAKKDVISYPSEGEDSPDEHKSSESEDIEHIRLTPEHDDTDPCMMPMGTRLTQVQEKKVLKKVGAIASDLHIYVAVMTRRIVLVSLTFATQYSETYLRKGSRSLVLQAEGKSQRWHTELHDTKRTLRICRGWTSFARDNNLRERDICLFELMKNEGEQKKMMVYIIRRERC; from the exons ATGAGCAATTCCTGTGAGTGCTGCAAGAGATACTGGACTCATTTGCATGGAAAGGTCAAGTGTTTCTTCACGCACATGGATAGACACTCTAGGCATAGCATG GTCATACCAGAGAGATTTGTGAACTATTTCGCGTGGAAGCTGTCAGGAACCATTGAACTAGAAGCCCCCAACGGCAATGTGTACGATGTTGGAATTACTGAGCGTAGGAACAAAACATTACTCAGATCTGGGTGGGAGGCGTTTGTCGATGCCAACCATATAGTAGAGAACGACTCATTGATGTTCCGATACCGTGGAAGTTGTCGCTTCAAGGTTGTGGTCTTTGATTCTAGTGGTTGTGAGAAAGTGGTGTCCTGTGCTCGCATACTGACCAATATTAGTGATCAAGAACCAAGCACAAATTCTGCAGACATTTCGACCAGTTTCAGTGATGGTAATACTCCTTCGTCAGCACGAGCACGATCAGATGATTGCCAGAGTGGAAGCTCAGGCCACCGTAGAAAACGAGCAAAGAAAGATGTGATATCTTATCCTTCGGAGG GAGAAGACAGTCCAGATGAGCACAAGTCATCTGAATCCGAAGATATTGAACATATTCGATTAACACCCGAGCATGATGATACAGACCCCTGCATGATGCCAATGGGTACCCGTCTAACGCAAGTGCAGGAGAAGAAAGTTCTAAAGAAAGTAGGAGCCATTGCATCCGATCTGCACATCTACGTCGCAGTCATGACCAGGCGCATTGTCCTCGTCTCCCTA ACCTTCGCCACACAATACTCTGAAACGTACCTTCGGAAGGGGAGCCGGAGTTTGGTGCTTCAGGCTGAGGGGAAGAGCCAGCGATGGCATACTGAGTTGCACGACACCAAACGGACCCTGAGGATATGTCGAGGCTGGACTTCTTTTGCCAGAGACAACAACCTGCGGGAGAGGGACATCTGCCTCTTCGAGCTAATGAAAAACGAGGGGGAGCAGAAGAAGATGATGGTCTATATCATTCGCCGTGAGCGTTGCTAG